A genomic region of Campylobacter corcagiensis contains the following coding sequences:
- a CDS encoding type II secretion system protein GspD, giving the protein MKKIVLILALLTFSLAKQHEINLYNFADAVATHNNTRILISGDIELNSFYFYTNENEPTPSLEVFRKMLELKGLKLLTSKKGFYFVYSPYQAKEEKDYIDFEDYINGGNSVGFRSYLENEITKEKIRYVKLKNNSYLEVSQILENVDKNCTYIAKDNAVSFLADDDLYSQVLEAINSFDDKKLDQVTFKVTILETDLNNARNLGTELNSLLSIVDKGDLGFFVNLISAPYNLSTNVIRSKKDKFYGVLNFLDTNNISKIKSSPFLTAKSNTSVYFSVVENIPYLVTNSQYTQSGTSSQNSYEYRDVGLKLTIKPIIFDDYIDFDLNLVFDSLVDQNSLTPTTKKKELKSNYTLNKGDVLVLSGINQENKFKYRSGVPVLKDIWLLKYLFSFEFTKETANVLTITIEAI; this is encoded by the coding sequence ATGAAAAAAATAGTTTTAATTCTAGCTTTGTTGACTTTTAGTCTTGCTAAACAGCACGAAATTAATCTTTATAATTTTGCTGACGCTGTTGCTACTCATAACAATACACGTATTTTAATTAGTGGCGATATTGAACTAAATAGTTTTTATTTTTATACTAATGAAAATGAACCCACTCCAAGTTTAGAAGTGTTTAGAAAAATGCTAGAGCTTAAAGGCTTAAAGCTCTTAACTTCTAAAAAAGGTTTTTACTTTGTATATAGTCCTTATCAAGCAAAAGAAGAAAAAGATTATATAGATTTTGAAGATTATATAAATGGTGGTAATTCTGTTGGTTTTAGATCTTATTTAGAAAATGAGATCACAAAAGAAAAAATTAGATATGTAAAATTAAAAAATAACTCTTATTTAGAAGTTAGTCAAATTTTAGAAAATGTAGATAAAAATTGTACTTATATTGCAAAGGATAACGCTGTATCATTTTTAGCAGATGATGACTTATATTCTCAGGTCTTAGAAGCAATAAATAGTTTTGACGATAAAAAGCTAGATCAAGTAACTTTTAAAGTTACCATTCTTGAAACTGATTTAAATAATGCTAGAAATTTAGGTACTGAACTTAATAGTTTACTAAGTATTGTTGATAAAGGTGATTTAGGTTTTTTTGTAAATTTGATATCAGCTCCTTATAATTTATCTACAAATGTCATCAGATCTAAAAAAGATAAATTCTATGGAGTGTTAAATTTCTTAGACACAAATAACATAAGCAAAATAAAAAGCTCTCCATTTTTAACAGCTAAATCAAATACTAGCGTTTATTTTAGTGTTGTTGAAAATATTCCTTATTTGGTTACCAATTCACAATATACACAATCAGGTACAAGCTCTCAAAACTCTTACGAGTATAGAGATGTAGGCTTAAAGCTTACAATTAAGCCTATTATCTTTGACGATTATATAGATTTTGATTTAAATTTAGTATTTGATAGCCTAGTAGATCAAAACTCCCTAACTCCAACCACAAAGAAAAAAGAGCTAAAAAGCAATTATACACTTAATAAAGGTGATGTTTTAGTTCTTAGTGGTATTAATCAAGAGAATAAATTTAAGTACAGAAGTGGTGTTCCTGTATTAAAAGATATTTGGCTTTTAAAATATCTTTTTAGCTTTGAGTTTACAAAAGAAACGGCAAATGTTTTAACTATAACAATAGAGGCGATATAA
- a CDS encoding transglycosylase SLT domain-containing protein: protein MRILAILLMSVVCIFGYSHKDILNAIRDVATNNGVSPRILYTIVKIESNFNPYSMSFLTNEENAKYYKKLENKNIHIKISPYSLNKNRWVVSMSPKDERYAIAVLRQLIKSGFSVDAGLGQLNSVNFENHEIDRIFNPTYNLTKCVGVLRKCFNAKNKNLQNTIECYNYGMRNRGSNPYYRRFYEHYQKEFGG, encoded by the coding sequence ATGAGAATTTTGGCTATTTTGCTTATGAGTGTGGTCTGTATTTTTGGGTATAGTCACAAAGATATATTAAACGCCATAAGAGATGTAGCCACAAATAATGGCGTATCTCCTAGAATTTTATACACTATAGTTAAGATTGAGAGTAATTTCAACCCTTATTCTATGTCTTTTTTAACAAATGAAGAAAATGCAAAATACTACAAAAAATTAGAAAATAAAAATATACATATAAAAATTAGCCCTTATAGTCTAAACAAAAATCGCTGGGTTGTCTCAATGTCGCCAAAAGATGAGCGTTATGCTATAGCTGTTCTAAGACAGCTTATAAAAAGCGGTTTTAGCGTGGATGCTGGGCTTGGGCAGCTAAACAGCGTAAATTTTGAAAATCACGAAATAGATAGAATTTTTAATCCAACTTATAATCTAACAAAATGCGTTGGAGTGCTAAGAAAGTGCTTTAATGCAAAAAATAAAAACCTTCAAAACACAATAGAGTGTTACAACTATGGCATGAGAAATCGTGGATCAAATCCATATTATAGGCGTTTTTACGAGCATTATCAAAAAGAATTTGGTGGATAG
- a CDS encoding SelT/SelW/SelH family (seleno)protein: protein MQVKITYCTAUSYRPKAFRVKEEIENNFKNAEFELEKGSGGDFIVEVDGKVIFSKNDLPRPRFPEDGEILKLIKN from the coding sequence ATGCAAGTAAAAATTACTTACTGCACTGCTTGAAGCTACAGACCAAAAGCTTTCCGTGTGAAAGAAGAGATAGAAAATAACTTTAAAAATGCTGAGTTTGAGCTTGAGAAAGGAAGTGGCGGGGATTTTATAGTTGAAGTTGATGGCAAAGTGATTTTTTCAAAAAACGATCTACCTAGACCAAGATTTCCAGAAGATGGTGAAATTTTAAAGCTAATCAAAAACTAA
- a CDS encoding OprD family outer membrane porin, protein MRKFSLILALMLSANAADNLADAFTNGKFSGEIKAWYWDKSDDSSPYKNENITNFAIELGYKTDKFYGFYLGTTGQIAFAPIGNEDSKAMYHREQNTKGFVPSELYLGYNFSKTDIKIGNQYINTPLVGVNGSRIFKESFSGVTINSKYFNTTTLYAGYADRFSGRTSATMNEEMGSEPKFKRRITIGGATDFSHKFSGLIWAGLENKSIQNLTLSVQYAFLNGVELEIPRVPTKHGDINMYYTEASYAIPLKDAKLKFDLNFRGSKTSGAIKDLNYDGWMLGAMAGVYDLNGFDIYAAATTVSSNDSVIMGAGLGSNSYTSLPIRGPFMYTALAGMDSYKFGLAYNFSNLGAKGLKAIAQYSFTNHDPVNKRAGTLAPNLKREFDGYSLALNYNLPFLKGLSASLIYVSLEEERTNMISGSKTDIDTDELWLKFGYKFSI, encoded by the coding sequence ATGAGAAAATTTAGTCTTATTTTAGCTTTAATGCTTAGTGCAAATGCTGCAGATAACTTAGCTGATGCATTTACAAATGGCAAATTTAGTGGCGAAATAAAAGCTTGGTACTGGGATAAGAGCGATGATTCAAGCCCTTATAAAAACGAAAACATTACAAATTTTGCCATTGAACTTGGCTATAAAACAGATAAATTTTACGGCTTTTATCTTGGAACGACTGGTCAGATAGCCTTTGCGCCGATTGGAAATGAAGATTCAAAAGCGATGTATCACAGAGAACAAAACACAAAAGGATTTGTTCCTTCAGAACTGTACCTTGGGTATAACTTTTCAAAAACTGATATAAAAATAGGAAATCAGTACATAAACACACCGCTTGTTGGTGTAAATGGATCAAGAATTTTTAAAGAATCATTTAGCGGCGTAACTATAAATAGCAAATACTTTAATACAACCACACTTTATGCTGGATATGCTGATAGATTTAGCGGTAGAACGAGTGCAACAATGAACGAAGAGATGGGAAGCGAGCCAAAATTTAAAAGAAGAATCACAATAGGCGGAGCCACTGATTTTTCACATAAATTTAGTGGGCTTATCTGGGCAGGTTTAGAAAATAAAAGTATACAAAATCTAACTCTATCGGTTCAATATGCGTTTTTAAACGGCGTAGAGCTTGAAATTCCTAGAGTACCTACCAAACATGGCGACATAAATATGTACTACACAGAGGCTAGCTACGCTATTCCTTTAAAAGATGCAAAACTCAAATTTGACCTAAATTTTAGAGGAAGCAAGACAAGTGGAGCAATAAAAGATCTAAATTATGACGGTTGGATGCTTGGAGCAATGGCTGGAGTTTATGATTTAAATGGCTTTGATATCTATGCCGCAGCTACAACAGTGAGCAGCAATGATAGCGTTATAATGGGTGCTGGGCTAGGCTCTAATAGCTATACATCTTTGCCAATTAGAGGGCCATTTATGTATACAGCTCTTGCTGGAATGGATTCGTATAAATTTGGCTTAGCATATAATTTCTCAAATCTAGGAGCCAAGGGCTTAAAAGCTATAGCCCAGTACTCATTTACAAATCACGACCCAGTAAATAAAAGAGCTGGAACATTAGCACCAAATTTAAAAAGAGAATTTGATGGATACTCTTTAGCTCTTAATTACAACTTGCCATTCTTAAAAGGACTTAGTGCGAGCTTAATATATGTAAGTCTTGAAGAAGAAAGAACAAATATGATAAGTGGGTCAAAAACAGATATAGATACAGATGAGCTTTGGCTTAAATTTGGATATAAATTTTCGATTTAA
- the nusB gene encoding transcription antitermination factor NusB, producing MATRHQVRQAVVSLLYAKEMGNDTDEFRDEFLEEHKIRNKQREFTKSLFKGVVNNIKSLDESLDAHLDEYKVKELGVVERAILRLGAYEILHTQIDTPIVINEGIELAKEMASDTSPKFINAVLDAVGKESK from the coding sequence ATGGCTACAAGACATCAGGTAAGACAGGCAGTTGTTTCACTGCTTTATGCAAAAGAGATGGGAAATGATACAGATGAGTTTAGAGATGAGTTTTTAGAAGAGCATAAGATAAGAAATAAGCAAAGAGAATTTACAAAATCACTTTTTAAAGGCGTTGTTAATAACATAAAAAGCCTTGATGAAAGCCTTGATGCTCACCTTGATGAGTATAAAGTTAAAGAACTTGGCGTGGTTGAAAGAGCGATTTTAAGGCTAGGAGCGTATGAAATTTTACACACCCAGATTGATACTCCTATTGTTATAAATGAAGGAATCGAACTTGCCAAAGAGATGGCAAGTGATACAAGCCCTAAGTTTATAAATGCTGTTTTAGACGCAGTTGGAAAAGAGAGCAAATGA
- the kdsA gene encoding 3-deoxy-8-phosphooctulonate synthase: protein MNKMVLIAGPCVIESRDLIFKVAEKLVKFNEDKRVDFYFKSSFDKANRTSIKSFRGPGLEEGLKILDEVKREFGMKILTDIHESSQAKPASEVADILQIPAFLCRQTDLLVAAAKTKAIVNIKKGQFLAPDQMKHSVKKVLETRGVTSENSKEGGYEIAKKNGVWLCERGSTFGYGNLVVDMRSLPIMREFAPVIFDATHSVQMPGGLDGKSGGDAKFVPFLARAAAAVGVDGFFYETHINPCEALCDGPNMLNLNELEKVVEDTFKIKNALDI, encoded by the coding sequence AAGTTGCTGAAAAACTCGTTAAATTTAACGAAGATAAAAGGGTTGATTTTTATTTTAAAAGTAGTTTTGACAAGGCAAATAGAACAAGTATAAAGAGTTTTCGTGGTCCTGGACTTGAAGAAGGGCTTAAAATTTTAGATGAAGTAAAGCGTGAGTTTGGTATGAAAATTTTAACTGATATTCACGAAAGCTCTCAGGCAAAACCAGCTAGCGAAGTAGCTGATATTTTACAAATTCCAGCTTTTTTATGCCGTCAAACTGATCTCTTAGTCGCTGCTGCAAAAACAAAAGCGATAGTAAATATCAAAAAAGGGCAATTCTTAGCTCCAGATCAGATGAAACATAGCGTTAAAAAGGTGCTTGAAACTCGTGGCGTAACTAGTGAAAACAGTAAAGAAGGTGGCTACGAAATAGCAAAGAAAAACGGCGTTTGGCTTTGTGAAAGAGGTAGCACCTTTGGATATGGAAATTTAGTTGTAGATATGCGAAGTTTGCCGATAATGCGTGAGTTTGCTCCTGTTATATTTGACGCGACGCACTCTGTGCAGATGCCTGGAGGGCTTGATGGTAAAAGTGGTGGGGATGCTAAATTTGTACCATTCTTAGCAAGAGCAGCCGCAGCTGTGGGTGTGGATGGATTTTTTTATGAAACGCATATAAATCCTTGTGAAGCACTTTGTGATGGACCAAATATGTTAAATTTAAACGAACTTGAAAAGGTTGTAGAAGATACTTTTAAAATCAAAAATGCTTTAGATATATAA
- the pyrF gene encoding orotidine-5'-phosphate decarboxylase encodes MKLCVALDMETKKQNLDLAMKLKGLDIWLKVGLRSYLRDGACFVKSLKNMGFKVFLDLKIYDIPNTMADACEVCADLGVDMINLHASSGKKAMVAVMERLSRLNSKPLVLSVSALTSFSDDEFSEIYGMSINSAVRNMAIFTQNAGLDGMVCSVFESAMIKDVAGENFITLTPGIRPFGKSSDDQVRVANLEMAKSQKSDFIVVGRPIYEAKDPLKATFEILKGIE; translated from the coding sequence ATGAAACTTTGTGTAGCCCTTGACATGGAAACTAAAAAGCAAAATTTAGACCTTGCTATGAAGCTTAAAGGTCTTGATATTTGGCTAAAAGTAGGACTTAGAAGCTATCTTAGAGATGGAGCTTGTTTTGTAAAATCTTTAAAAAATATGGGTTTTAAGGTTTTTTTAGATCTTAAAATTTATGATATTCCAAACACTATGGCTGATGCGTGTGAAGTTTGTGCAGATTTAGGCGTTGATATGATAAATTTGCACGCAAGTAGCGGTAAAAAAGCTATGGTAGCTGTGATGGAAAGGCTTTCTAGGCTTAACTCTAAACCACTTGTTTTAAGTGTTTCAGCTTTAACGAGCTTTAGCGATGATGAATTTAGTGAAATTTATGGCATGAGCATAAACTCAGCTGTAAGAAATATGGCTATTTTTACTCAAAACGCAGGGCTTGATGGCATGGTTTGTTCAGTTTTTGAAAGTGCTATGATAAAGGATGTTGCGGGTGAAAATTTTATCACTTTAACACCTGGAATTCGCCCGTTTGGTAAAAGCAGTGATGATCAAGTAAGAGTAGCAAATTTAGAGATGGCAAAGTCTCAAAAAAGTGATTTTATCGTAGTTGGAAGACCTATTTATGAGGCAAAAGACCCACTTAAAGCTACTTTTGAAATTTTAAAAGGCATTGAGTGA
- a CDS encoding tyrosine-type recombinase/integrase has product MDFSYYSNLYLKLGRKDWKNSTYEKNKGIVKNRLNVFNDMDIKEIKPSNLKLWLSSIDDVSGKSKKHYLNSLNMIFNLALEDEVISKNPVIHIKTPHHITPRIEPFIDDEVCEILQYSKKYNFNFQLFVHIGFYTGLRTGEILSLKIDEVDIKNKIISVNSTRSRFGESSPKTLKSIRKVPILEVLEPLLIKKLTTQKNQIYLLETQYKKPYRDSYIFLGFWTEILKNLGIKYRKPYNMRHTYATAMLKNGYVTPVKLASLMGHSSPKMIYDVYVNYLNSNLKEFNRKMDLY; this is encoded by the coding sequence ATGGATTTTTCTTATTATTCAAATTTATACTTAAAACTAGGTCGTAAAGATTGGAAAAATTCAACCTATGAAAAAAATAAAGGTATTGTTAAAAATCGCCTTAATGTTTTTAATGATATGGATATAAAAGAGATTAAGCCATCAAATTTAAAGCTTTGGCTATCATCTATTGACGATGTTTCAGGCAAAAGCAAAAAACACTATTTAAATAGTCTTAATATGATTTTTAATCTTGCCCTAGAAGATGAAGTTATATCTAAAAATCCAGTTATTCATATTAAAACACCCCATCATATAACCCCTAGAATAGAGCCTTTTATCGATGATGAAGTTTGTGAAATTTTACAATATTCTAAAAAGTATAATTTTAATTTTCAATTGTTTGTTCATATTGGGTTTTATACTGGTCTTAGAACTGGTGAAATTTTATCTTTAAAAATTGATGAAGTCGATATTAAAAACAAGATCATAAGTGTAAATTCTACTCGTTCAAGATTTGGCGAAAGCTCACCTAAAACATTAAAAAGTATTAGAAAAGTACCTATTTTAGAAGTCTTAGAACCCTTGCTTATAAAAAAACTCACTACTCAAAAAAATCAAATTTATCTTTTAGAGACTCAATATAAAAAGCCTTATCGGGATAGTTATATATTTTTAGGTTTTTGGACTGAAATTCTTAAAAATCTAGGTATCAAATATAGAAAGCCTTATAATATGCGTCACACTTACGCTACCGCTATGCTAAAAAATGGATATGTTACCCCTGTAAAACTTGCTAGTTTAATGGGGCATTCTAGCCCAAAGATGATTTATGATGTTTATGTAAATTACCTTAATTCAAACTTAAAAGAGTTTAATAGAAAAATGGATTTATATTAA
- a CDS encoding replication endonuclease gives MNAYKKEGKIYLFNSKYKNFNFPYTITSEIKKIVDQRLEESINYLKNSFIEIDGIKEVSLFDVSMGANIQPKKYHAELYNRIKTMRDIASKKGFDTPVFMTLTPPSYLKPLKQIKLKSKNTYKLVDNPKFCGSANFIKESRDYLSDVWRKFLQQQIFKDIKKEFNERMIYLRTYEPFLDGSTHAHIVLFIPSKFKERFLKIAKKYFKTKTDIKTEFNGDIGGVVAYLLKYVLKTFKNGISGELSDITYWYIYYEIRRFSTSRTVIPMYLYRKIKGREFFQDLEEMTNLYNDGYISCDLIADPFKMSNCEKMLWNDYKIDAIVVSVNGFYETIHYVAYKRNENVKVVFPDKKVGINGEQAKVKSLVPIIKSSIKTDEEVKSNFLVSWTQKTYSEMSDLELFEYYTQVYHGDKSVVQLAILENYLLYRGFGRLVGIDERHKITDENMENLKEYFQQEKMIMELDF, from the coding sequence ATGAATGCATATAAAAAAGAAGGTAAAATTTATCTTTTTAACTCTAAGTATAAAAATTTTAATTTTCCATATACAATAACATCAGAAATTAAAAAGATTGTAGATCAAAGATTAGAAGAAAGTATTAATTATTTAAAAAACAGTTTTATTGAAATTGACGGTATAAAAGAAGTAAGTTTATTTGATGTTTCTATGGGTGCAAATATTCAACCTAAGAAATATCACGCTGAACTATATAACAGAATAAAAACAATGCGTGATATTGCTAGTAAAAAAGGTTTTGATACTCCTGTATTTATGACTCTTACTCCACCTAGTTATCTAAAGCCACTTAAACAAATAAAACTAAAATCTAAAAATACTTATAAGCTTGTTGATAATCCTAAATTTTGCGGAAGTGCTAATTTTATAAAAGAAAGTAGAGATTATTTAAGCGATGTTTGGCGTAAATTTTTACAACAACAAATTTTTAAAGATATAAAAAAAGAATTCAATGAAAGAATGATTTATTTAAGAACTTATGAGCCTTTTTTAGATGGAAGTACACACGCTCATATTGTTTTATTTATCCCTAGTAAATTTAAAGAAAGATTTTTAAAAATTGCTAAAAAATATTTTAAAACAAAAACAGATATAAAAACAGAGTTTAACGGAGATATTGGCGGAGTTGTTGCTTATTTATTAAAATATGTTTTAAAGACTTTTAAAAATGGAATAAGTGGAGAGTTAAGCGATATAACATATTGGTATATTTATTATGAAATAAGGCGTTTTTCAACGAGTAGAACAGTTATTCCCATGTACCTTTATAGAAAAATAAAAGGAAGAGAATTTTTTCAAGACCTTGAAGAAATGACAAATTTATACAATGATGGCTATATAAGTTGTGATTTAATAGCAGATCCTTTTAAAATGTCAAATTGTGAAAAAATGCTATGGAATGATTACAAAATAGATGCTATCGTCGTTAGTGTAAATGGTTTTTATGAAACTATTCATTATGTAGCTTATAAACGCAATGAAAATGTCAAGGTTGTTTTTCCTGATAAGAAAGTAGGAATCAATGGCGAACAGGCTAAAGTAAAATCACTTGTTCCTATTATAAAATCATCTATAAAAACAGATGAAGAAGTTAAATCTAATTTTTTAGTTTCTTGGACGCAAAAAACTTATAGTGAAATGAGTGATTTAGAACTTTTTGAATATTATACTCAAGTATATCATGGAGATAAATCCGTTGTCCAACTTGCTATTTTAGAAAACTATCTTTTATATCGTGGTTTTGGTCGTTTGGTTGGTATAGATGAAAGACATAAGATCACAGATGAAAATATGGAAAATTTAAAAGAATATTTTCAACAAGAAAAAATGATTATGGAGTTGGATTTTTAA
- a CDS encoding helix-turn-helix domain-containing protein, whose product MKSVKMTRQELAELLNISRGTLNNWEKEKPELIRLINQGLALDEQIEETKKYLEKLENIKQRALTSKKINL is encoded by the coding sequence ATGAAAAGTGTAAAAATGACTAGACAAGAATTAGCAGAATTATTAAACATTAGCAGAGGCACACTTAATAACTGGGAAAAGGAAAAACCAGAACTTATTAGGCTAATTAATCAAGGACTTGCATTAGATGAACAAATAGAAGAAACTAAAAAGTATCTTGAAAAGTTAGAAAACATTAAACAAAGAGCATTAACTTCTAAAAAAATAAATTTGTAA
- a CDS encoding zonular occludens toxin domain-containing protein, with protein sequence MAISYITGIPGSGKSYFAVYQIYKEFLESPKKKGFLNFKKQEAKKSKYEFLYTNINQFKFELKDNFIPFDNTDFNFKLNQLYEVYKSTDGKDDALLIEKAKELDLYQVLIVLDEAHNFLNDKEDEVLKWWLTYHRHLYQDIILITQDFSLIATGYKSIAEYFYKAIPAQLRLFKNKFRYQQFSSYKLFDKDLVNRKGIHIPILPEVFALYHSGDKTSQKSFIRRFILIGILIFIVLFIAFKFFISNIILKDAPKDNAIKIDEKTEISNNEFLNSVNITDQPYKNRYKFTYQFYCIKGYCNLKGEKEFLPYDIVSNIVIDSNPVYAKEVSSFKDMQIYIYVFENPVFDFLKTNLQGVSDEKNSFNSSFVDF encoded by the coding sequence ATGGCTATTTCATATATAACAGGCATTCCAGGAAGTGGTAAAAGCTACTTTGCAGTTTATCAAATTTATAAAGAATTTTTAGAATCTCCAAAGAAAAAAGGTTTTTTAAATTTTAAAAAACAAGAAGCCAAAAAAAGCAAATATGAGTTTTTATACACGAACATAAATCAGTTTAAATTTGAGTTAAAAGACAACTTTATACCCTTTGATAATACAGATTTTAATTTTAAATTAAATCAGCTTTATGAAGTTTATAAAAGTACTGACGGAAAAGATGACGCCCTACTTATAGAAAAAGCCAAAGAATTAGATTTATATCAGGTTTTAATCGTCCTTGATGAAGCACACAATTTCTTAAACGATAAGGAAGATGAAGTCCTTAAATGGTGGTTAACATACCATAGACATCTTTATCAAGACATAATTTTAATAACACAAGATTTTAGTTTAATAGCAACTGGATATAAATCAATAGCAGAGTATTTTTATAAAGCAATTCCAGCTCAACTAAGGCTTTTTAAAAATAAATTTAGGTATCAGCAATTTTCATCCTATAAGCTTTTTGATAAAGATTTAGTCAATAGAAAAGGTATCCATATACCTATACTTCCTGAAGTATTTGCCCTATATCATAGCGGCGATAAAACTTCACAAAAATCATTTATTAGGCGTTTTATCCTTATTGGTATTTTAATTTTTATTGTTTTATTCATAGCATTTAAATTTTTCATAAGTAACATAATTCTAAAAGATGCTCCTAAAGATAATGCTATAAAAATAGATGAAAAAACAGAAATTTCAAATAATGAATTTTTAAACTCTGTAAATATTACAGATCAGCCATATAAAAATAGATATAAATTTACATATCAATTCTATTGCATAAAAGGGTATTGCAACTTAAAAGGTGAAAAGGAATTTTTACCTTATGACATTGTAAGCAATATAGTTATTGATTCTAATCCTGTTTATGCAAAAGAAGTATCAAGCTTTAAAGATATGCAAATTTATATCTATGTTTTTGAAAATCCAGTTTTTGATTTTCTAAAAACAAATTTACAAGGAGTATCCGATGAAAAAAATAGTTTTAATTCTAGCTTTGTTGACTTTTAG
- a CDS encoding DJ-1 family glyoxalase III: protein MKKVAVMFADGFEEIEAVSVVDILRRAGVEVKMVGLNKKSVKGAHGIEMTAQMVLDDLEVNDFDMIVLPGGLPGAEYLAKSDKLLEVLKEFDKNSKFIAAICAAPWALGEAKVLKDSYTCYPGFKSKVNHEGYTNSTNVVVDKNIITSRGPATAMEFALNLVKVLYGESKFKEIKEGLLF from the coding sequence ATGAAAAAAGTTGCTGTAATGTTTGCTGATGGATTTGAAGAGATAGAAGCGGTTAGTGTGGTTGATATTTTAAGGCGAGCTGGTGTGGAAGTAAAAATGGTAGGTCTAAACAAAAAAAGTGTAAAAGGTGCTCACGGAATTGAGATGACAGCTCAGATGGTTTTAGATGATTTAGAGGTAAATGATTTTGATATGATAGTCTTACCTGGTGGGCTTCCAGGGGCTGAGTATTTAGCAAAAAGTGATAAGCTTTTAGAGGTTTTAAAAGAATTTGATAAAAATTCTAAATTTATAGCTGCTATATGCGCTGCTCCTTGGGCATTAGGCGAGGCTAAAGTGCTAAAAGATAGCTACACTTGCTATCCGGGCTTTAAATCAAAAGTTAATCACGAAGGCTATACAAATTCTACTAATGTAGTAGTTGATAAAAATATCATCACTTCAAGAGGACCTGCAACCGCGATGGAATTTGCTCTAAATTTAGTAAAAGTTCTATATGGCGAGTCAAAATTTAAAGAGATAAAAGAGGGGCTTTTGTTTTAA
- the ribH gene encoding 6,7-dimethyl-8-ribityllumazine synthase, whose translation MKILEGNLSLNGSEKIAIINSRFNHIITDRLVEGAKDAFLRHGGNEENLTLILVPGAFEIPMALKKALESGKFDAVCCVGAVIRGSTPHFDYVSAETTKGIANVSLNYLKPVTFGVLTTDTIEQAIERAGSKAGNKGFEAMTGLVELINLYKNLGE comes from the coding sequence ATGAAAATATTAGAAGGAAATTTATCACTTAATGGAAGTGAAAAAATTGCGATTATAAACTCAAGGTTTAATCATATAATAACTGATAGACTAGTCGAAGGTGCAAAAGATGCATTTTTAAGGCATGGTGGAAATGAAGAGAATTTAACTCTTATCCTTGTGCCAGGAGCATTTGAAATTCCTATGGCTTTAAAAAAAGCTTTAGAAAGTGGTAAATTCGATGCAGTTTGTTGCGTTGGGGCGGTGATAAGAGGTTCAACGCCACATTTTGATTATGTAAGTGCTGAGACAACAAAAGGCATCGCAAATGTGAGTTTAAACTACCTAAAACCTGTAACTTTTGGAGTTTTAACAACTGATACGATCGAACAAGCAATTGAAAGAGCTGGAAGCAAGGCTGGAAACAAAGGCTTTGAAGCTATGACTGGGCTAGTTGAGCTTATAAATTTGTATAAAAATTTAGGAGAGTAA
- the efp gene encoding elongation factor P: MAYSMGDLKKGLKIEIEGIPYKIVEYQHVKPGKGPAFVRVKIKSFMDGKVLEKTFHAGDKCDEPRLEERQMQYLYDDGEYCQFMDTENYEQVAISDEDVGDTKKWMLDGMMVDVLFHNGTPIGLEVPQVVELKIVETAPNFRGDTQGSNKKPATLETGAVVQIPFHVLEGEVIRVDTVRGEYIERANK, encoded by the coding sequence ATGGCTTACTCAATGGGTGATTTAAAAAAAGGCTTAAAAATAGAAATAGAAGGAATTCCATATAAAATAGTTGAATACCAACATGTAAAACCAGGCAAAGGTCCAGCTTTTGTTAGGGTTAAAATCAAATCTTTTATGGATGGTAAAGTTTTAGAAAAAACTTTTCACGCAGGCGATAAGTGTGATGAGCCACGCTTAGAAGAGCGTCAAATGCAGTATCTTTACGATGATGGTGAGTATTGTCAGTTTATGGATACTGAAAATTATGAGCAAGTTGCGATATCTGATGAGGATGTTGGGGATACTAAAAAATGGATGCTTGATGGCATGATGGTTGATGTGCTATTTCACAACGGTACACCAATAGGTCTTGAAGTTCCACAAGTTGTTGAACTAAAAATCGTCGAAACAGCTCCAAATTTCCGTGGTGATACACAAGGAAGTAACAAAAAGCCAGCTACACTTGAAACTGGAGCTGTTGTTCAAATACCTTTTCATGTGCTTGAAGGAGAAGTTATAAGAGTTGATACAGTTCGCGGTGAATACATAGAAAGAGCAAATAAATAG